In the genome of Candidatus Auribacterota bacterium, the window TCTTCCGAAGAGAGTATAATCTTGAATGGGCTTGTTCTGGGCACAATACGCCTCCTTCTTTGTCTTCGTATTGTGCCGCATCCGTTCTTGAAAAGCAATATTTATATGTCATCATATTTATGATACTGTGTACTTAGTTTCCTTTTTCTGTGCCTGGCTCATTGTCTTTTTAGACTGTTCCATTTTTTCCTTTACGTCCTTCATCAGTTGTTTGGACGAGCGTATCTTGTATTCATATTTTCTGATTAGATAATCATTTTTCCCAATCCACAGTGTGCAATCGAGTTTGGCAGGGTGCTTCGCAGAAATTACATAGCATGGTGTTCCCTCAAAATCTTCTTCTTTGAGAAGTGCGCAACCGCTGAATTCTGAATCGCGATGCTCGCCGAGCAATCGGGTTGGCACCGTATTGGTGGCGCCACCTGATACGCCGGTTTCAGCGGCGATTCCCCGTCTGAGGGATTTCTCTTTCCGGTACTGGTTTTTAAGTTCCCAGAAA includes:
- a CDS encoding DUF2092 domain-containing protein, translating into MNILKSHAAVIMLSFAAVIISALSVYGKDEVDPSAVIEKMNKAYSELTAYQDTGVVEDVIIKGSQTTTLKKEFAIWFKKPSSLRVDWISDMPFGKKKAVLWSNGKDTYTFWELKNQYRKEKSLRRGIAAETGVSGGATNTVPTRLLGEHRDSEFSGCALLKEEDFEGTPCYVISAKHPAKLDCTLWIGKNDYLIRKYEYKIRSSKQLMKDVKEKMEQSKKTMSQAQKKETKYTVS